One Nostoc punctiforme PCC 73102 DNA window includes the following coding sequences:
- a CDS encoding DUF5895 domain-containing protein yields MKASANFDFEDEKFNAPPSQVIPWCQMINPRYGTDGMQSHGLAIKLDNANSVGFVPDDNWQQVEHEFSSGVETVFISTTPNLVLVRRGPLSVKDRESGLKLGTLKENYDAFLADKLKFKTFTRYLIFIVGENKKFLHESPLQLTLNGAAGASFSKTYCEYQQGKVVSGFVAELEKAYAVYRKQPLTPKGPLFHAHGIFCPIIECEERGIEPNTVLVASTVDYKHPTVGTLTQYLIASDSLESAMICKTFEEYKDFGKEPVKSEMPKLAMAGVSNSYVYADEDDFAYPPY; encoded by the coding sequence ATGAAAGCATCTGCTAATTTCGACTTTGAAGACGAGAAATTTAATGCACCGCCTTCTCAAGTCATCCCTTGGTGTCAGATGATTAATCCTCGGTATGGCACAGATGGTATGCAATCCCACGGTTTGGCGATTAAACTAGACAATGCCAATTCTGTCGGCTTTGTGCCAGATGATAATTGGCAGCAGGTAGAGCATGAATTTAGTTCTGGAGTAGAAACGGTCTTTATTAGCACTACTCCAAACTTGGTTTTAGTGCGTCGGGGGCCATTGTCTGTCAAAGACCGGGAAAGTGGTCTAAAACTGGGTACGCTCAAAGAAAATTATGATGCCTTTTTAGCAGATAAACTTAAATTTAAAACCTTTACTCGCTATCTAATTTTTATAGTGGGCGAGAATAAAAAGTTTTTACACGAATCACCACTGCAACTAACTCTTAATGGTGCTGCTGGAGCGAGTTTCAGCAAAACCTACTGCGAATATCAACAAGGTAAAGTAGTTAGTGGATTCGTGGCTGAACTAGAAAAAGCTTATGCTGTTTACCGCAAGCAACCTTTAACACCAAAAGGCCCTTTGTTCCATGCTCACGGGATTTTTTGCCCGATAATTGAGTGTGAAGAAAGAGGTATTGAACCAAATACAGTTTTAGTTGCTTCAACTGTAGACTACAAACATCCTACAGTAGGGACTTTAACTCAATATTTAATAGCTTCGGATTCTCTGGAGTCTGCAATGATTTGCAAGACTTTTGAAGAATACAAAGATTTTGGGAAGGAACCTGTAAAATCAGAAATGCCTAAATTGGCAATGGCAGGAGTTTCTAACTCTTACGTTTATGCCGATGAAGATGATTTTGCTTATCCGCCGTATTAG
- a CDS encoding ScyA-related TPP-binding enzyme, protein MHVKYQDTQANTTEQLNSTGQQSHSKLSRPSSVAETVVKMLGDMGVEYAFGVSGGAIAPVWAALHQSSIQVLHFRHEAGAAFAAIEAYFASDRPVVVFTTTGPGITNALTGLLAARWEGAKVIFVSASTSSPQRGRWACQETSTYTMPSAGLFTSGTIFHYATTLESSDELSEVARRIALGLGQPGGFVAHISIPANIQTTSVNTSLPRVTLSQSMGTASEETIAKCVRLLSEGPFAIWVGFGARGAAKEIRQLAERTGAAVMCSPRAKGIFPEDHPQFVGVTGFGGHDSVFRYMREQVPRHILVLGTRLGEFTSFWNPEMIPKQSFLHVDIDPKVPGSAYPSVETLAIHSDVRLFVKAVLKYFPESLSLSTALSLPRPIHNVVHPCTSNLVLPNILMNGIQQVIVEGSDALVLAEGGNSFAWAINFLQFAKPGRFRASTGFSAMGHTCTGIVGAALARRGKAVAIVGDGAMLMNNEVNTAVAYQIPAVWIVLNDGRYNMCEQGMTYVGFKDVDATIPQVDFVKIAQGMGADGIRVETEYEIQTALEKAIAATDPFVVDVIIDPTQIAPTHNRNQSLISQGATNY, encoded by the coding sequence ATGCATGTTAAATATCAGGATACACAAGCGAATACCACTGAACAATTGAACTCTACTGGACAGCAATCTCATAGCAAGCTATCTAGACCTTCTTCGGTAGCAGAGACAGTGGTTAAAATGCTAGGAGATATGGGAGTAGAGTATGCCTTTGGTGTTTCGGGAGGTGCGATCGCCCCAGTGTGGGCTGCATTACATCAAAGTTCCATCCAGGTGCTGCACTTTCGCCACGAAGCTGGAGCAGCTTTTGCAGCAATTGAGGCTTACTTTGCTAGCGATCGCCCGGTTGTGGTATTCACTACTACAGGGCCGGGGATCACCAATGCCTTAACAGGGCTGTTGGCTGCCCGTTGGGAGGGAGCTAAGGTAATTTTCGTGTCAGCTTCGACCTCTTCCCCACAGCGCGGTCGGTGGGCTTGTCAAGAAACTAGCACTTACACCATGCCTAGTGCAGGTCTTTTTACTTCGGGGACAATATTCCATTATGCGACAACCCTCGAATCCAGCGATGAACTTTCAGAAGTTGCTCGAAGGATTGCTCTTGGTCTAGGACAACCAGGAGGATTTGTAGCTCATATCAGCATTCCGGCAAACATCCAGACAACTTCAGTAAATACATCTTTGCCACGAGTAACTCTGTCTCAGTCCATGGGAACAGCAAGTGAAGAAACAATCGCAAAATGTGTTCGGTTACTATCTGAGGGGCCGTTTGCCATTTGGGTGGGCTTTGGGGCGCGGGGTGCTGCAAAAGAGATTCGCCAGCTTGCTGAGAGAACAGGGGCTGCCGTAATGTGTTCACCACGAGCTAAGGGTATTTTTCCTGAAGATCATCCTCAGTTTGTAGGCGTTACCGGCTTTGGTGGGCATGATTCTGTTTTCAGGTACATGAGGGAGCAAGTTCCAAGGCACATCCTAGTACTAGGAACACGTCTTGGCGAATTTACCTCCTTCTGGAACCCTGAGATGATTCCCAAGCAAAGCTTTTTGCATGTTGACATCGACCCCAAAGTTCCAGGAAGTGCATATCCATCTGTTGAGACTTTAGCCATCCACTCCGATGTGAGACTTTTTGTAAAAGCTGTGTTGAAATACTTTCCAGAGAGTCTTAGTTTGTCAACAGCCCTGTCACTACCGAGACCGATACATAATGTAGTTCATCCATGCACTAGCAATCTAGTTCTACCGAATATATTGATGAATGGGATTCAACAGGTAATCGTTGAAGGAAGTGATGCATTGGTGTTGGCTGAGGGTGGAAACTCATTTGCTTGGGCAATTAACTTCTTGCAATTTGCAAAACCGGGACGTTTTCGCGCCAGCACAGGGTTCTCGGCTATGGGTCATACTTGTACTGGTATCGTTGGCGCTGCGCTAGCACGTCGAGGTAAAGCCGTCGCCATTGTTGGAGATGGTGCTATGCTCATGAACAACGAGGTAAACACTGCGGTAGCCTACCAAATTCCTGCCGTCTGGATTGTACTCAACGACGGGCGTTACAATATGTGCGAACAGGGGATGACGTATGTGGGTTTCAAGGATGTGGATGCAACGATTCCCCAAGTGGATTTTGTCAAGATTGCTCAGGGTATGGGAGCTGATGGTATCCGCGTTGAAACAGAGTACGAGATCCAGACGGCGTTGGAAAAAGCGATCGCAGCAACTGACCCATTTGTGGTTGATGTAATCATAGATCCCACCCAAATAGCACCGACTCATAATCGCAATCAAAGCCTAATTTCCCAGGGCGCTACCAACTATTAA
- a CDS encoding DUF4278 domain-containing protein yields the protein MKLYYRGLSYEYDPNKVDSKKTQQPFQPVSQHGPAYNLIYRGLDYRVDPNSKSAELPLLPVAYKLSFREITYFVNKTAQGDVTVVSQPAINSKVAALPIFEELKLQE from the coding sequence ATGAAACTTTACTATCGTGGTCTAAGCTACGAATACGACCCAAACAAAGTTGACAGTAAAAAAACACAACAGCCCTTTCAACCAGTTTCTCAGCATGGGCCAGCTTATAATTTGATTTACCGTGGTCTTGATTATCGTGTTGATCCGAATTCCAAATCGGCGGAACTTCCTCTATTACCAGTAGCTTATAAATTGAGCTTTAGGGAAATTACCTACTTTGTAAATAAAACTGCACAGGGAGACGTGACTGTAGTCTCTCAACCAGCAATAAATTCAAAAGTTGCGGCACTGCCGATTTTTGAAGAATTAAAACTTCAAGAATAA
- a CDS encoding Tll0287-like domain-containing protein, translated as MLNNITLKNLKIGAKFNLLLILVFIVSIMGSGIALSSVLQGRAQNEVTSQAQILIQMVNAVRDYTQNRIDPLLEPRLDTNPTFMPEVVPTFSSKEVFENFRKKPEFKNFFHKDATLNPTNLADKADNFETQLVERFRNESKTQEITGFRKLSEGEVFYIARPLKITQQKCLRCHSTPDQAPKSQLATYGSENGFGWQLNQIVSAQIISVPSQEIFANAKRTWILIMGLLITIFAIVVFLINFLIKKYVIQRIRKIEKIAQKVSIGDMSADFEESSNDEIGGLAEAFNRMKASLKIAMEMLNNQG; from the coding sequence ATGTTAAACAACATTACATTAAAAAACTTAAAAATTGGTGCTAAATTTAACTTACTTTTAATATTAGTTTTCATAGTCAGTATTATGGGAAGTGGGATTGCCTTATCCAGTGTACTTCAGGGGAGAGCGCAAAATGAAGTAACTTCTCAAGCGCAGATTCTCATTCAAATGGTGAACGCAGTTAGAGATTATACACAAAATCGGATAGATCCCTTATTAGAACCTAGACTAGATACTAACCCAACGTTCATGCCTGAAGTTGTACCAACTTTTTCTTCTAAAGAAGTGTTTGAAAATTTTCGTAAAAAGCCCGAATTTAAAAACTTTTTCCATAAAGATGCAACACTTAATCCAACAAATTTAGCGGATAAAGCTGATAATTTTGAAACTCAACTTGTAGAACGTTTTCGCAATGAATCCAAAACTCAAGAAATTACAGGCTTTCGGAAATTGTCAGAAGGCGAAGTATTTTACATAGCGCGGCCATTAAAGATTACACAACAGAAATGTCTGCGATGTCATTCTACACCAGATCAAGCTCCTAAAAGTCAGTTGGCAACTTATGGCTCGGAAAATGGTTTTGGCTGGCAACTTAATCAGATTGTTTCTGCTCAAATAATCTCTGTTCCTTCCCAAGAAATTTTTGCCAATGCCAAACGGACTTGGATATTAATCATGGGGCTGTTAATAACTATCTTTGCGATCGTAGTTTTCTTAATTAACTTTTTAATCAAAAAATATGTGATTCAGCGCATCAGAAAAATTGAAAAAATAGCTCAAAAAGTTAGCATTGGTGATATGAGCGCTGATTTTGAAGAAAGCTCTAATGATGAGATTGGTGGGTTAGCAGAAGCATTTAATCGGATGAAAGCTAGCTTAAAAATAGCTATGGAGATGTTGAATAACCAAGGCTGA
- a CDS encoding phosphate/phosphite/phosphonate ABC transporter substrate-binding protein yields MFLRLPRRLFLFNLLGLTFAACQSPNDINGTLTVGVLNYGGGEQIINQYAKFNSYLGEKTNSYIQLEPVFNENRAVERLEARAWSLVFAPPGLAAIAIARHQYAPLFPLIGINNLRSIFVVRKDNPITELKQLQGKTVALGQLGSATGYYFPLYNLYGTTLAEILFAPTPKAALELVARGKAIACAVSEAELALYGSQLAPTEFRILFKDPHYVPLGVVLIGPNVERNRQEFIRKVMSDAPSGLAQEVGYVPNGQVPDYKYMISVVDRVSSITSKLQKKPVQLF; encoded by the coding sequence ATGTTTTTGCGACTTCCCCGACGTTTATTTCTGTTTAATCTGCTAGGTTTGACATTTGCTGCTTGTCAATCACCAAATGATATTAATGGTACGTTAACTGTTGGTGTTCTCAACTATGGTGGAGGCGAACAGATAATTAATCAATATGCTAAATTTAATAGTTATTTAGGTGAAAAAACAAACTCATATATTCAGTTAGAGCCGGTTTTTAATGAAAATAGAGCGGTTGAGCGCCTAGAAGCTCGTGCTTGGTCATTAGTATTTGCTCCACCAGGTTTAGCGGCTATTGCGATCGCACGTCACCAATATGCTCCCCTATTTCCTTTAATAGGTATTAATAATTTGCGCTCAATTTTCGTTGTTCGCAAAGACAATCCAATTACCGAATTGAAGCAACTGCAAGGTAAAACAGTGGCTTTAGGTCAATTAGGTTCAGCAACAGGATATTATTTTCCTCTTTACAATCTTTATGGTACAACACTAGCTGAGATCCTATTTGCACCCACACCTAAAGCCGCGCTGGAATTGGTGGCTCGAGGAAAAGCGATCGCCTGTGCTGTCTCAGAGGCGGAATTGGCTCTCTACGGTTCACAGTTGGCTCCCACGGAATTCCGCATACTGTTTAAAGACCCTCACTATGTACCATTAGGCGTGGTCTTGATTGGCCCGAATGTAGAACGTAACCGTCAAGAGTTCATCCGCAAAGTGATGAGTGATGCGCCTTCTGGTTTAGCTCAAGAAGTAGGGTATGTACCCAACGGACAAGTACCAGATTACAAATATATGATTTCTGTGGTCGATCGGGTAAGCTCGATTACTTCTAAGCTGCAAAAGAAACCTGTCCAATTATTTTGA
- a CDS encoding serine/threonine-protein kinase, producing the protein MLGQLLDGRYQILQVLGGGGFGQTYIAQDTHRPGFPKCVVKHLKPVTRSPEFLETARRLFTSEAETLEQLGNHDQIPRLLAYFEDNQEFFLVQEFIEGHTLKAELLPNQPWAEYQVIQLLQQMLGILQFIHSHNVIHRDIKPDNIIRRQQDGKLVLIDFGAVKQVQTQLLTVSGRTGATIIIGTPGYMSTEQGQGKPRSNSDIYSLGIIGIQSLTGLHPINFEEDQDTGEISWQHQANVSSELASVLSKMVLHHFKQRYQSAAEVLQVLKNLDSKVEAQSLQSPSFRQPYQASLSQQNSIEYPPASILSAENYSRLEKILLEFVGPVASRLLRQIAASVTNHEELINQLALHLRENQQIDFKKKTMFLLEKPTLLQEFTVKSEIKSNNLPSQESQVISDSFVHQCERELADLIGPIAKFLVQKAVKSSGQISRAEFVQLLASQIPEPQKSLRFQQRLLS; encoded by the coding sequence ATGTTAGGACAATTATTAGACGGACGTTACCAAATCCTCCAAGTCTTAGGTGGAGGTGGATTCGGTCAAACCTATATAGCTCAAGATACCCATCGACCAGGTTTCCCGAAATGCGTTGTCAAACACCTTAAGCCCGTCACTCGTAGCCCCGAATTTCTCGAAACTGCTAGACGGCTATTTACCAGTGAGGCAGAAACGCTAGAACAACTGGGCAACCATGACCAAATCCCTCGGCTTTTAGCCTATTTTGAAGATAACCAAGAGTTTTTCTTGGTGCAAGAGTTTATTGAGGGGCATACGCTAAAAGCGGAACTCTTACCCAATCAACCTTGGGCAGAATATCAAGTGATTCAACTTCTCCAACAGATGTTGGGTATTCTGCAATTTATTCACAGCCACAACGTTATCCATCGAGATATCAAACCAGACAATATAATCAGGCGGCAACAAGACGGTAAGCTAGTGCTGATTGATTTTGGCGCAGTTAAACAAGTCCAAACTCAACTGCTTACAGTTTCAGGGCGCACTGGGGCTACTATTATCATTGGTACTCCAGGATATATGTCTACAGAGCAGGGGCAAGGTAAGCCCCGTTCCAACAGCGATATTTATTCTTTGGGTATTATTGGTATCCAATCGCTAACGGGGTTACATCCTATTAACTTTGAGGAAGATCAAGATACTGGTGAAATTTCTTGGCAACATCAGGCTAATGTCAGTTCTGAGTTGGCATCTGTGCTATCTAAGATGGTGCTACATCACTTTAAACAGCGCTATCAATCTGCAGCTGAAGTTTTACAGGTGCTTAAGAATCTTGATAGTAAAGTAGAAGCGCAATCACTTCAATCACCATCTTTTAGACAACCATATCAAGCTTCACTTTCTCAACAAAACTCAATTGAGTATCCGCCTGCTTCCATCCTGTCTGCGGAAAATTATAGCCGCTTAGAAAAGATTCTTTTGGAATTTGTCGGCCCCGTCGCTTCAAGATTACTACGACAAATAGCGGCATCAGTAACCAACCATGAAGAATTAATTAATCAATTAGCCCTTCATCTTCGAGAAAATCAACAAATTGATTTTAAGAAGAAAACAATGTTTTTACTAGAGAAACCTACTCTACTACAGGAATTTACTGTTAAATCTGAAATTAAGTCCAATAATTTACCAAGCCAAGAATCTCAAGTAATCAGCGATAGCTTTGTGCATCAGTGTGAGCGAGAATTGGCTGATTTGATTGGTCCAATAGCTAAGTTTCTAGTCCAAAAAGCTGTTAAGTCATCTGGGCAAATTTCTCGTGCAGAATTTGTGCAACTTTTAGCATCACAAATTCCCGAACCTCAAAAATCTTTGAGATTTCAGCAACGCTTACTTTCTTGA
- a CDS encoding haloacid dehalogenase type II has translation MINFKQYKALTFDCYGTLIDWENGILGALKPLLLAHNTDLDDDQILELFAEFEAELEKGDYIKYREVLKTVVDKFGEQFGFEPTVKELNSIADSIQHWLPFPDTVEALKMLKQKFRLVIISNVDDDLFSFSAKHLEVEFDQIITAEQAKSYKPSLNNFKLAIERVDLPLEQILHVAASVYHDIVTAKSMGLSTVWVNRRADKQGVNITGAAVRQPDLEVPDLKTLAALCSQK, from the coding sequence ATGATTAACTTCAAACAGTATAAAGCTTTAACTTTCGATTGTTATGGAACCCTGATTGATTGGGAGAACGGCATTTTAGGAGCGCTTAAGCCACTTTTGCTGGCACACAACACTGATTTAGATGACGATCAAATTCTGGAACTTTTTGCTGAATTTGAAGCAGAACTGGAGAAGGGTGATTATATCAAATATCGGGAAGTTTTGAAGACAGTAGTCGATAAATTTGGCGAACAATTTGGCTTTGAGCCAACTGTCAAGGAACTAAATTCAATTGCTGATTCGATTCAGCATTGGCTACCTTTCCCCGATACAGTAGAGGCACTTAAAATGCTCAAGCAAAAGTTTCGGCTGGTAATTATCTCCAATGTAGATGACGATCTCTTTTCTTTTTCTGCAAAACACTTGGAGGTGGAATTTGACCAGATAATCACAGCAGAACAAGCAAAAAGTTACAAACCCTCTTTAAACAACTTTAAACTGGCTATTGAGAGAGTTGATTTGCCGCTAGAGCAGATATTACATGTTGCTGCTAGTGTATATCACGATATTGTGACAGCCAAATCTATGGGACTATCAACAGTTTGGGTAAACCGTCGAGCAGATAAACAAGGAGTCAACATCACAGGAGCGGCAGTACGTCAACCTGACTTAGAAGTGCCCGATTTAAAGACTCTCGCTGCTTTGTGTTCACAGAAATAA
- a CDS encoding GAF domain-containing protein encodes MTSTDKPNGLQQSLEQESLLHRMIKQIRRSLDLQEILTTTVTEVRSFLRADRVKVYRFDTSGSGEVIAESIHNERLPSLLGLRFPVHDIPEAAREMFLLAGQRSIVDVANHKIGLSPLQSTETGKHLQTNIYYRKVDPCHIQYLKAMGVQSSLVVPILDSDPQQSAKPKLWGLLVSHQSKPRKILKREIKVLQQVADQVAIAIAQSNLLTAALTQQKQEATINRVTTLLHKLPTIQLQGAIEEVITAFSGVGGRLYIEQSRELYTWGDQPTLPYELDSSIIEQHPTWQNWMTECQPGNIWATSDLYKEPHLRVLALAFRSTQIRGLMVIPLHYREQFIGVLSIFRAEFETEILWAGRCEQNRRQLLPQLSFEIWREQKKGLAPEWKPEDMTLAQALYDHFSMAIQQQQIYKEVQALNANLELRVQEQTAELEKSLLLTKVIKQITEQIRRTLDLQTTLQTIVSEVRSLLNSDRVVIFQLNSKSVIVEEMNGNWQSVLGVNAPPECFPNEHRDLYSQGRVRAINNVSTDSLSDCHREFLQSLQIQANLTVPINIGIELWGLLIAHECNTPRNWQDVEIDLLQQLGDQAAIAIQQAQLYEQTCKAETEARNKAGELGQTLHKLQETQTRLIQTEKMSGLGQLVAGIAHEINNPVNFIYGNLCHASDYIEQLLEILRLYQLHYPDPHSEISAAIEAVDFEFLVEDLPRIITSMQVGSDRIRSIVLSLRNFSRLDEAENKRVDLHEGIDNTLLILQHQLKGNGKFPGIQVIKDYGNIPKVECYAGQMNQVFMNIFSNAIDALEMGTAEEDKENKPSPVPTIRISTKISADNSRLLIRISDNGPGMIPEIKKRIFDPFYTTKPVGRGTGLGLAISYQIIVEKHGGIMECISEPGIGTEFWIEIPVKPPAKIVYSR; translated from the coding sequence ATGACATCTACCGATAAACCAAACGGCTTGCAGCAAAGCTTAGAGCAAGAAAGCTTACTGCACCGGATGATCAAACAAATTAGGCGATCGCTCGATCTTCAAGAAATATTAACAACTACCGTTACTGAAGTACGGTCATTTTTACGTGCAGATCGAGTGAAAGTATATCGTTTTGATACTAGCGGTAGTGGTGAAGTCATTGCTGAATCTATTCATAACGAGCGTCTGCCATCTTTGTTGGGGTTGCGCTTTCCAGTTCATGATATCCCCGAAGCGGCCAGAGAGATGTTTTTGTTGGCGGGGCAACGTTCAATTGTCGATGTAGCAAACCATAAAATCGGGCTATCACCTCTACAATCAACAGAAACTGGCAAACACCTACAAACTAATATCTACTATCGCAAAGTAGACCCGTGCCATATTCAATACTTAAAGGCAATGGGGGTGCAATCTTCTTTAGTAGTGCCAATTTTAGATAGCGATCCACAACAATCGGCAAAGCCTAAATTGTGGGGATTGTTGGTATCTCACCAGAGTAAACCGCGAAAGATTTTGAAGCGGGAAATCAAAGTATTGCAGCAAGTTGCCGATCAGGTTGCGATCGCGATCGCTCAAAGTAATCTACTCACAGCAGCGCTTACCCAGCAAAAACAAGAAGCTACTATTAACCGAGTCACCACACTATTGCATAAACTACCAACAATCCAATTACAGGGAGCTATTGAAGAAGTTATTACCGCATTCAGCGGAGTCGGTGGTAGGCTTTACATTGAACAGAGTCGGGAACTATACACCTGGGGCGACCAACCCACACTACCCTACGAATTAGATAGCAGCATTATTGAACAGCATCCTACATGGCAAAACTGGATGACTGAGTGTCAACCAGGCAATATTTGGGCAACCTCTGACCTATATAAAGAACCGCATTTGCGAGTTTTAGCTTTAGCATTTCGTTCTACTCAAATTCGCGGACTGATGGTGATTCCCCTGCATTACCGGGAACAATTTATCGGTGTATTAAGCATTTTTCGCGCTGAATTTGAAACGGAAATCTTGTGGGCGGGACGATGCGAACAAAATCGGCGACAACTTTTACCCCAGCTTTCCTTTGAGATTTGGCGAGAGCAAAAAAAAGGGCTAGCACCTGAGTGGAAACCAGAAGACATGACATTGGCACAAGCCTTGTACGATCATTTTTCAATGGCAATTCAGCAGCAACAGATATATAAAGAAGTACAAGCCCTGAATGCCAACTTGGAACTGCGGGTGCAAGAACAAACTGCTGAACTAGAAAAATCATTACTCCTCACCAAGGTAATCAAGCAAATCACAGAGCAGATCCGCAGGACATTGGACTTGCAGACAACCTTGCAAACTATTGTCTCCGAAGTTCGCTCACTGCTAAATTCAGACCGGGTAGTGATTTTCCAACTGAACAGTAAATCGGTGATTGTGGAAGAGATGAATGGTAATTGGCAGTCAGTTTTGGGAGTGAATGCACCACCAGAATGCTTTCCTAATGAGCATAGGGATTTATACTCTCAGGGTAGAGTACGGGCAATTAACAATGTTTCAACCGATTCTTTAAGTGATTGTCATCGAGAGTTTTTACAAAGTCTGCAAATTCAAGCAAACCTAACAGTTCCGATTAACATAGGTATAGAACTATGGGGCTTACTAATTGCCCATGAATGTAATACTCCCAGAAATTGGCAGGATGTAGAAATTGATTTATTGCAGCAGTTAGGAGATCAGGCTGCGATCGCCATTCAACAAGCACAACTCTACGAACAAACCTGTAAAGCTGAAACTGAAGCCAGAAATAAAGCTGGAGAGTTAGGACAGACTCTACATAAACTCCAAGAAACACAGACAAGATTGATTCAAACCGAAAAAATGTCCGGCTTAGGACAGTTGGTGGCGGGTATCGCTCACGAAATCAACAACCCCGTTAACTTTATCTACGGTAATCTGTGCCACGCCAGTGACTACATCGAACAACTGCTAGAAATTTTACGCCTCTACCAGCTACACTACCCCGATCCTCATAGTGAAATTAGCGCTGCGATCGAAGCAGTGGATTTTGAATTTTTGGTAGAAGACCTCCCAAGAATCATTACCTCAATGCAAGTAGGAAGCGATCGCATCCGTTCAATAGTGCTGTCGTTACGCAATTTTTCTCGCTTGGATGAGGCTGAAAACAAGCGCGTTGACTTGCATGAAGGCATTGACAACACCTTATTAATTTTACAACATCAGCTGAAAGGAAATGGTAAATTTCCAGGCATTCAGGTAATCAAAGACTATGGCAACATCCCAAAGGTAGAATGCTATGCCGGCCAAATGAATCAGGTATTCATGAATATTTTCAGCAATGCCATAGATGCTTTAGAAATGGGGACTGCGGAGGAAGACAAAGAGAATAAGCCATCTCCAGTGCCTACTATCCGCATTTCCACTAAAATCTCAGCAGATAACTCTCGTCTATTGATTCGTATTAGTGACAATGGGCCTGGAATGATTCCAGAGATAAAAAAGCGAATTTTTGACCCATTTTATACTACCAAACCTGTGGGTAGGGGTACAGGACTAGGATTGGCAATCAGCTATCAGATTATTGTCGAAAAACATGGTGGAATAATGGAGTGCATTTCAGAACCGGGCATTGGTACAGAGTTCTGGATTGAAATTCCCGTCAAGCCTCCAGCTAAAATAGTTTACTCAAGGTAG
- a CDS encoding murein transglycosylase A: MRKTLAFLSLSLGIALVNPFWSAVAQVPNLLPLPIPTTPDLSPVPIPITPEIAPPLKPIAIGSDCALQQRCLGWDDQIWGQRGKTGDRNALLASIDNSLIYLTKGEAIAAYQNYPIKEITLDRVRRSLLRFRQLVVSSKSPAQLQSAVRREFVFYQSVGNDGKGTVKFTAYYEPVYTASRVRTAIYKYPLYRLPPDFSQWPKPHPKRIDLEGKDGLQGNKSKLRGLELLWFRDRLDAYMVHIQGSAQIKLTNGKTTSIGYAGGTDYPWTSIGKELAKDGKLPLDGLTMPRLISYFRQKPQELSNYLPRWERFIFFQETGGTGATGSIHVPVTAERSIATDKSLMPPGALALIYNSFPYPAGSGKLERRTVSRYVLDQDTGSAIKGPGRVDYFMGSGKLAGDRAGITGGNGSLYYLLLKE; the protein is encoded by the coding sequence ATGAGAAAAACCCTTGCTTTCCTTTCCTTGAGTCTGGGAATTGCCCTTGTAAATCCTTTCTGGTCGGCTGTTGCTCAGGTTCCTAACCTACTGCCGTTGCCAATACCGACTACTCCCGATCTCTCACCAGTGCCAATACCAATCACTCCAGAGATAGCACCACCGCTAAAACCGATCGCCATAGGAAGCGATTGTGCGCTCCAGCAGAGGTGCTTGGGTTGGGATGACCAAATTTGGGGTCAAAGAGGTAAAACAGGGGATCGCAATGCGTTGTTGGCTTCCATTGATAACAGTCTGATCTACTTAACAAAAGGTGAAGCGATCGCAGCATATCAAAATTATCCAATCAAGGAAATTACCCTCGATCGCGTCCGCCGGAGTTTGTTACGTTTCCGCCAACTAGTTGTCAGTTCTAAGTCACCGGCCCAATTACAATCTGCTGTCCGCCGTGAGTTTGTCTTTTACCAGTCTGTAGGCAACGATGGCAAGGGTACTGTTAAATTCACTGCTTACTACGAACCTGTTTACACCGCTAGCCGCGTTAGAACTGCAATATATAAATATCCCCTTTATCGGCTACCACCTGATTTCAGCCAATGGCCGAAACCCCACCCCAAACGAATTGATTTGGAAGGGAAGGATGGTTTACAAGGGAATAAGAGCAAATTGCGCGGTTTAGAACTGCTTTGGTTCCGCGATCGCCTAGACGCATATATGGTACATATCCAAGGTTCCGCCCAAATTAAGTTAACTAATGGCAAAACAACATCAATTGGCTATGCAGGTGGAACTGATTACCCCTGGACTAGTATCGGCAAAGAACTAGCCAAAGATGGCAAACTGCCACTAGATGGATTGACAATGCCGCGTCTAATTAGTTATTTCCGGCAAAAACCACAGGAGTTGAGTAATTATCTGCCGCGCTGGGAGCGGTTTATTTTCTTCCAAGAAACTGGCGGAACCGGTGCTACAGGTAGTATTCACGTACCAGTGACAGCAGAACGTTCCATTGCCACAGATAAGTCTCTCATGCCTCCGGGAGCGTTAGCGCTGATTTACAATTCATTTCCCTATCCTGCTGGGTCTGGCAAACTAGAAAGGCGTACTGTCAGCCGCTATGTGCTTGACCAGGATACAGGAAGCGCCATCAAAGGCCCGGGACGGGTGGATTATTTTATGGGTTCTGGTAAACTAGCAGGCGATCGCGCTGGCATCACAGGCGGTAATGGTTCACTATATTATTTGCTGCTCAAAGAATAA